The nucleotide sequence CACTAGCCAACTTATTATCTCATTTTTGTGATATATCGATTGATATGGTAGTGTTTTATATGTTCATGTTTAGACCAATTCTTGAATGAGCCGCTCGAAAGGTTGATGCATATAAACAAGTTTTTGTTCTGCGTCTTCGAGCTATATACCCTCATTTAGTTCTGGTCACTCGTATTAATGTgataaattaaactataaaagAAGCATAAAtgttaaaaccaaaattttacaAGTGCTTTAGTGGTTGGCTGAATTTGCTTGATTTAATCCTAACATTCTAATCTAGCCATCtgcaaaataaaactttaacgaaaagctcccggtaatgtttattttaacaaaaaatcacatatttactctaaaaagtcaattttggtactattcacttacaacatctttttgtcattttcgttaaaactcaaaaatttcaaatcattttcattaatttttcttttgtaaaatCGATGCATCACATACCTTATTGTATTTTACTGTAGACTCTTGTTAAAACTCTTATATGTAGCATTGCTTGCACAAACCGTGTAATAtgaaatatttttgctcaccactttTAAGTAATAATAAGGTTCACCATCTTATTTATCATTAttagatgaatttaaattttaaaatctaagtattaaataaatacaaattttaaaatttaaacttaacAATGATAATAAATAAAGTTTTACTATTTAAAGATAGTGAACAGAAATGCACTCGACCTTATATATGTTCCTTTTACATAGCCAACGTATGAAGCACTATCAGTGGTGTTGAAGGTAGCCACATGTCACCAACCCCCCTTGACCTTCGACGTTaagtaactctctctctctctcgctgtcTTGTCCACGTTGTTTCTTCTCTTAATTTACTTTAGTATTTAAATGTTTTCATTCTATAAAATTGTAGGGATGATGAGTAAGGAATAAGAGCATGGTACTATTGATTGTCACCTAAGTTTGCACAATTTTTATATGGTTGCCACCACACACCAGTGCCAAGCCCCACACATCTATCAATCACAACTATCCTCGGCCATACAAAACCTTTCATCTTCCATCATAATTTCTTAATATTCTTCTTACACTAATTATCATtactatttatattatatatatattaaaattattAAGATAAGGAGACTCAACTTAGACGTGCTCACTTCTCATGAGTTTCCTAGGCATTTCATTGCACCTGAAGCCATACAATCACTCATTTCCTCCGACGAACACGTTACCCTTTTGCTTATAAACAACCTTAGTCTCGTCCTCGTCAACTTCTTCAGACCGCTTTCTCTTTTCGACGACCGTGTTTCAGGGGCTAGAAAAATACccgaagaagaaaagaaaaatcaaacacaCTTATTCCTTGATCCTCATCTTCATTCGGGTTACTCGCAATCCATTCGTTGTTTCGGGTTTTGAGTTGAGGAGATGGGATTGAGTACTAAGCAGGTCAACAGTGACGGGCTGGATTGGAGTCAGACCAGCTTGCTGCAAGCTCAGACGTTCCAGCTGCCAAAACCACCAACCGCCGTGAGGAGGCAGCTTCAACAAAATCAGCAGCAGCAAGCTGAGCCATTAAAGTGTCCGAGATGTGAATCAACGAACACAAAGTTTTGTTACTACAACAACTACAACAAGTCGCAGCCAAGGCACTTCTGCAGAGCTTGCAAGAGGCACTGGACAAAAGGCGGGACTCTTCGAAACGTCCCGGTTGGTGGCGTCCGTAAAAACAAGCGCCtcaaaaagtcatcaaacactTCTCCCTCAGAAGCAGCTGCCACAACCGTTGCAAACACTGCGGCGATTGATGATCACCATAAGCGGGAAACTGCTGCGGATGCTCTCTATCACGCACTTATCGGTCCCCAATCTTCGCTTCCGCAACAGAATTTGGACAACACAATCATATTTTCGTCAGCAGGTTTAAGTAGTAGTACTACTTTGCCTTTTCTTCATCAAAGTAGAAATCTAATAACCTTCGATCCCTTCTCAAGCTCAATTAGTACTACTACTTCAAGTTCCTTTGACACAAACCTCTCTTCAATCTCAACATCTTTGCAATCCTCAAACGTTTATAACTACGCTGGCGCCGAAGATCAGTTCAAAGCCACCGTAGAGGAGCCAACCATCACAAGCATCATGCCAAATATTCTTCCCCAGCAGCCTAACTGGAAAGCCCCCTCTCCAAGCAACGCCGTGGATGTGTACTCGAACGACTGGAATTGGGAAGACATCGAAACCCTCGTTTCTACTGATCTCAACCTGCTTCATTGGGATGATTCTTCTGATCACATACATCTGTAAAATAATGAATTAGCCATCTTCATTAGCAGTATGTTAATTTTGGATTGCGTGTGTGTGAGACTTTTACGACGCAGAAACAGTATCCCAGTTCTCTCATGTGTCACTGTCAAGTTTGTCACAGTTTTTCTACTTGTGCCGATCTTCAGGTGATATAATTTCTGTTAGTTTGCTCTCTCAACTTGTAATTTCCAAACAGAGATGTAGACTGTTCGAAGCTATCTTTGTCCTTCGGTTTCAGCTTccagatattttatttttgaaaaatatatatatttattaatttgtaaGTTTGTATCTCCTGGTTTTTATTTAACTTGATGGAAGATGCAATTACATGCATGTAAAGGAGGTTTATATTAcggtttctttgttcaattgaATAGAATTAattggtttattttttttattttttatgtcatagaattttcaattttggtgAGTGGTTTGTGATAGGGATAGAAATGGGGACTCCTACTACCAACAGGGCTCACTGAAAGAATGTGATGGAAGATTCTTGTggatatgtatgtatatttggACATCTGAATAAGATTGCACAGATTTGTTTCCCCATATTTTATGGCCACTGGTTCTAGTCCCGACAAATTTTGGGTTGTAAAGTAAATAAATTCttaacaactttttttttaatgttcttAATCGTAGTGAAGTATTTCGCATTGTATCTcgattaaatgaattaaaagaGAATCAAAGAACACAGAAAGAAGTGCACGACACGAGAAGAAAACGAGAGTGAAAAATTCACGACGTGTTTCATATGTAATACTATTTTCCCCATTCTAGTGTTGTGTATTTGATCATTCTTAAATTTCTTGGATTGAGCCCAAATTTAGCTTGTCTCAAAGTGGCCATATTCTCATAATTAAGATCCTCTCTGGATTTCACCCTCGGGAGCCGTTGAATCTAGCAATTCGGACCATTTAAGAAAGAGATAGATGAGGGTGTTGGAGAGAAATGAGGGCATGATTTTGAGTGTGAGGTGGGCAGCATGATTTAAATTTAATGATCCAGATTGTTGAGTATGTCGGCTCCAGAGAGTAAGATGATCTCTCAATCCCTATTCTCACCTCAATCCCTATTCTCACCCTCTTACTCCAGTTCTAAAGACTACGGATTCAGGACGTCCATTTTGGGGCCACAATTGTGagacatttttgttttctttttattaaatataaatCATATTTTAGATGCTTCAGGCCTACATTTTCCTCAGATCCATGTGTAAAAAATTAGGACCTTGAAGCAAATTGTAATCGATGGATGGCTCCAAAAGCACCAGTCCAATGCTAGAGCTGTAAAGCGAGTGAGCAAAACTAATCTAGGAATGGGCTGAGGCACCGGACATATGCCAGATATTAGTTTGGGGGCTCGGTTGGAACGAACGGACTACCCATTTTCGAACGGAAAACGGATGCGTGGAGCGGCACCTTTCCCGGATCAATGATCTAGAACGGAAACTCAGTTACGGCTACCCCGTCAGCTGTCTGATGCGGGCTAGTGGACTATTGTCTTGGCCGTTGTTCGGCGAGCTTATAAACGCTGGAACTGGAACTGGACTTGTTACACTGGACAACGATCCAATGTACTAAGAGGAGTGAGACTCTCTACAAGACTGACTTGGACTCGATTCCAATCTCATCCAGTTCCATCCACCGAACAAGCCTCATGGTAATTGAACTTACATTTCACGAAACATAAAACCCCAAATATCATACATAAATCACTAATATTCGAAACATACATAACTCATGAGCATTTCAAATATTCAATCATATGTCCTGTTAAGTTACTCCATACTCATATAGACATGTCAGTTACTAGTCAACCAACTACATGTGACAATACAAGATCACTCTCACTTCCCTCCAATTGGTTTCTCTATTCTAAAGGTTCTGCATCCTCACACCGGCGTCTCTGCTGTAGGGAGCCGGGGATTCGTTAGCCCTGGAATAGCTAACATAGTAAAGCTCCGAGAATATGCCTGTGAGGACGACAAATGCAGCCCCAGCTCCGAAGATTCCTTTCCTCAATGTCTCACATGAAGGGTCTTCCATAAACGAAGCCCTGTACTTTGTGTGGTATGCATTTCTCACTGAACCCGCGAGAAGGCATGCCTCAGCAATGACAAAAAGCACCCTGAAGTTTTGAAATATAAGAATAGCATATATCTTTCGACAACACATGATATTGACCTTATATAATCAACCAGTGTTAACAACTATAATATCTGAGAATGCCCGGATTATATGAGGAGCACATACCAGCTGGTAACGAAGAGCATAATTGCCCACGACCGAGAACCGCTGGGTCTCAAAGCCCTTCCACAGCACAAGCATCGACTTGCCACCATTATCAGAGCTTGACTTGCCAATAAGAACAGAAACGATCCCACACCTAAGCCAGTTGCAATGTCAGAATCATATACACAATAGCTCGAATCTGCTTCGGTTTGAATCTTGGCCTGCAAGGGAGAGATACTAGATAAAGTAACATGTGCATCATTTCGACTGAAATTGCCCGACAGGTCAACTAACAATGTGTCTAATTGTAGAAGAAACCGCTGATTCTAATAACTTAAGCTATTAGTGTGTGTTCCTCCTCGTTCCAGTTAACGtcaaattcaaaaattagaAATGGAACTGTCCCTGCGATTCGTGTAGAACGTCAGTGACACACACACCTCTCCCCTTTACTTCGGCTTTTGAGATTTTTAAtatcaagaatttgagggtgaATCTCAAGTCTCAACTCAAAATTCCTACCAGACAGGTTTACCTCTCTCATCTTGCTTGATCTATCAGTGTTATGTTGATTAACAATCTTGAAAATTTGTTGCCTCTCCCAGCAAAATTGACATGTAATAAATCTGATAAACCCTACTTTTGTATTCTAACAATGGTTTATTAGCATACAAAATATTGAACAAATATAAATACGCCCTACGGTTTGGACTTTTTCGTTTGAGAAACGCCAAAAATTAAACCAACGGTCTAATAAAAAACTAAAGGATGGTGCTACCTACACACCCTTCTTACATTTCACACGCCGCTTCTAATTTTCGATCGTCggattgaagaagataaaatgacagaaattaacaagaggtgagTGAGTGAGAGGTAGAAATTGATGGGTTAATAGCACCATCCAAACTAAATAGCCATTCAAAGGCAGTATTATTGGTTTAATCTCCACAGAAAAATTATGTCCTCaccaataattaaataaaatttacacACTGATTTATGGATTTTTGTAAGGTTTTCTAAATCCTTTATAAATCTAATCAATCCTTATTTTGCTTTAAAAACTCTGTTTCATATTTcccactattttttttaaatagcaATAAATCGACTATTTCTGTCTGAATGCAAAATTAAAGTATATATTGCTGTAATCAATCTctaattctgaaaaaaaaatggtggaacatatatataaataaaaaagatcaAAACTTGAAGAACTCTAAGTTAAGAATCATATGATATTAGTCCTcccaagaaagaagagaaagacaCACACACTTACAGTGGACCTTCGCTGCTCAGCGGCAACAGCGAGCGCAAAAGCAACCAGATCGAACACAAAAACGACAACTAAAAGCAGCGTTGAAGCCATCCCACAAAACCTCTTTCTCTCGAACTCGAATTTCGTCAAAAACCCCAGCACAAATCGCAGagacagacagacagacagacacgaaaaagaagataaaagcgTTTGCAGTTGGACAAGGGTTGTACGATCCACcgtaaaaccaattggtaatatagGGAGTGGtccaagatcatataagcacatagcaaaccgtattcctcaccaatgtgggacaactctcaataTGCCCCCGCACGTGTagcggattttcaagcctacacgtggacaacaaccGGGTGACGTTCAAGCTTACACATGGACAACAACcgggtgacgtggagcacgtATGGACAACAACcgggtgacgtggagcgcgtGTGACCGTTTGGCTTCGCACGAGGATAACCCgttctgataccatgatgaaattgaggttccaccataaaactaattggcaatatagggagtagcccaagaccatataaACACATAACAAACCGTGtccctcaccaatgtgggacaattcTCAACAGTCTACTCTCCTTATTTCCGTGCCCTTTTGTGCTCTCTTGTTTTATGTAATCAtaattaaaccacgtcaacattttatattgttattttatagagataataagataaaaataaattgtaatataaaatgttgacgtgatttaaccgtgaccatacaaacaGGAAGGCATGAAAAAGCACGGGAATAAGAatggcagacaatccttatcctTTGCAGTTACAATCAAACAGATTAAATAACGTTGTTGCAAATCAAGAGTCGATACCCACTCGCACAAAAGGCACGCGCTTCTCTATGTAAAagttaaaaggaaaattaatgaaaaattgtttgaaaactttaagttttaacaataaagataaaataaacgGTAAAgcgaatagtatcatgattgattttttagtgtaaaaatatgatttttcgttaaagtgagaagcttttcgttaaagttcccaaagttAAAAGCACCTAACTTTTTTTTTgacctttctcttttcttttttttcaatggTGCTAACAGGGATCAGGATCATTTCCTAAGCAAAATGTGAGGATCCTCTTGATCAAGCTCATCGGGCtgttgaaattttatccaacggttacaattattataacttttaaaggggctcctgtttgtaaccgttggataaaatttcaacgtcCCGATGagcttggtcaggaggatcctcacattttgctcaggagaggatcctgatccgtgTTATCTAAACGTTAGCTCTCGATTCTTGATCATCAAATTGAACAAATTGAACAAACTGAAAAAAATTTATTGACAAAAGATTaataaaaatgtgaaaagtaaaattaaaatgatgaaTAACACTTtccttcttttatattttttaagtgtgactttatctttctcttttaaacttttatttatttacttcatGGTGAAGAGAACATGAAAAAGGTGAAAAGGAGCTCAAATATTATtaacaaaaccaaaattaataACCTTCGCCACTCCCGAGCAAATAAAGGGAATTTGGACTCTCTTACAAAGGTGAAACTTTTGCATCCGGCTACTCAAAGTTTAGTTGATAATGCATCGATATCAATATCCTTAGTTAATAAGAAATTGACATGCtgttaaaataatataatttatgaTTTTCTGATTAGTGAATTGTGCTTTTACAATTTGACATTAGCTTTGAGTTTGGATGGCGAGTTAAAACGTTGTTGTACTTGGCAATCTTGCTAGTTTGAccaaaaatgcaaaataaaaaacgttttttaacgaaaagttcccggtactgttcactgtaataaaaaatcacatttttacattaaaaagtcaattatgatactattcactttaccctttattttgtcctgatcgttaaaactcaaagttttcaaactattttcattagtttttctaaataaaaaagGTTTTGTTGCCAAGTTTATCACGAAATCCTTGTCATGCTTAACAGTAAATTGTAGGACCGGGGAgcaaggtttttattttttttaatatatttttttatataagtagTTATATCTaaacacttatttttacttttcgcATATCTTCTAAATTTACAGTCATCAAActgaatgaattgaaaatgataaatgaaaaaaaattacaaaggtGTAtagaaggtaaaaaaaaatagtgtgaatagcactatccttttttttataagtgATGTGCTGGTCCATTTGGTTGCTAGCTGAATCTCTTTGGACATTTACTTTTACCATGAAGTCAATTGTAATGGAAACCATCTGTTAACGTTTACTAGTTCTAAAAAATCAACAAGTTACAAAAGAACTGGCAAAAACCCTTAATTGCGTTGATAGTTATCCTAATGTCATGGATTAAATCATTATCATTGCAACTTCGTCTTGATTGTAGATGGTTTCTTATACAATTGAAAAACCTTATTATTGGCTGATATTGCCATAAGATGATGCTGATACATTTCAATATACACATAAATATTtttcacaatatatatatatataagacgaACATTAGAAAGTGAGTAGATAAATCAAATATTTGCATTTTTAGTTCATTTGTCAAGCTTCATcctcaattaatcaattccatATGTTACATAAGATCTTTGATTTCTagtcctaaaaaaaaaaaaaaagtaaaataaggtgACCATCTTGTATGCCTTGGCACCAAAGTAACCACCAGACTGTTATCATCTTCAGCTCATCGTACAACAAGTCCGTTATCTCTATCCGCAAACTACTTTCTTTTCATAgcatttctttgttaattttatcATAAATTAAGAGATTGCGCATAGAGATCACGGACTTGTTAGAGGATGAATTGAATACAATAACAGTCGGGTGGTGACTTTGGTGCCAAGGTATGAAAAATGGCCGGCCCGGTTTTGTTTATGCATAGCCTGCATATAACTAACAAAAGAAACGAGATCGAAGTAGTAGCATGAGGTCAAGGACAAAGGGACTTGTTGGAGGACTTCGAAGCTGAAGGTGAGAAAGGTAGCACTCTGGTGATGAATTTGGTGCCAATTATGGATGCCATAAACTCATGCAGATTCATGTAGATCGAAGAGTAAAGATGAACTCACTCCATAAGAATGGATTGGATCGCCTCCAATTCCTGACAACAAATGCTCAAATTAACAAATGCGACGGCAATAGTTTCATATATAATCAAAAAAGAAGAATCAAATGACGGAAACAAAAAAGTGCATAAAGAGAAAACGGGAGTGCGAACTTTTCTCCTATGCACTCCTCTCCTTTTTTCTAGAAATTGAATTGAGTAAATCAAACGAGGATCGAATCGCGTGAAGATTGAAAAAACGAGAGGGTGAAAAGAGAGAGACTGCAATAACTTACTTGAAGTTGAAGTAGAGGAGCGCCTGTGTGATTCTCCTGTAAAACTGCCAGATTTCTGCTGCAATGATCCATATCTGATGATCCATATACACACacgtatatatatttaatatatttctGAATCAGATAGGCAAGGTTGTGGAGTACTGGAATTTAGTACAGGTACATGTAAGATGTAGTACAAATTGTCGTGCAGTGCAATGTAGTACGAGtgagaaaataaaagaacaaaTGGCAACAAATGAAATGGCGTTTGCATCAAAGATTCAACAAACCGAATACTTTCCACAGAAGAGTTGGGGCAGCATAACTTTGATGAAACATAATCATGTTAAAAATGAATTAGGATTCTCTCTCATCCTCTTTCCGTCCACTCCTCTCATATTCTAAATTTTATCTTTCTctgtttataaaaaaataatataagatgttgacgtggtttaaccgtaatCGTTTAAATAGGAACggaaagaagaggaggaaaaaaaaaaacaaaggaaagagaatcatattccgttaaaaatttGGGGCAGCTCAAACTTTTTatatctgcccaatttgctggTATGAGTTAGGGtccgtttatatatatatatatataacaattttttgtttacaGTTAAAAGTGCTTATTTAGAAAAGACCCACGGGAAATATTTAATGTGCTTAAAATTTAAGATCACTTTTAGATTTCGTCCTAAAGACGGCTAGAATATGCTTTTAATTGCTAAAAAGTAGTTCAGTGATTAAGCAATTTAGAGTATGCAagtttttactaaaaaaaaaaaaactatagcCTAAAGAAGTAGAAATACTCTGGTATAGTCGTACGCGTAACTTTACTCGTCCATTAAATATATATACGAGGATGATGATCCACCAAATTGGGCTCATGTAAGACTCGAATGCAAGAGGCCACCGTTACATTTCTTAAGTGAACATATTAACATAAAGAGTGCTGTACACAAGGTAAATGAATCATTGAAGTAGGTGTGATTTTGACAAGTGTAGGCCCTGTTATCAAAAGTCTCGTCCTTATCTTGACTAAAGCATAGTAACATAGAACGTGTGGCTGCAAATGTAATTAGTCACTCCAAATGACGTAAATTGTTCATACATATCCCTTTCCACCAAATCAATCTATTCTGGAATTCAGACGGTTACAAATAAAAAGtcttttaaaagttgtaataacTGTAGTTGTTTGATCAAAATTCAACGATTCTGATCCTGAATTAGATGGATTTGATAGAAGggggttttaacgaaaagtctgcagtactgttcactttaacgaaaaatcatatttttacactaataagtcaaacctggtatcatttattttaccttttattttatttttatcattaaaactgaaagtttccaaatatttttcattagtttccttttcattagttttcttttatagAAAGAGGATCCGGATACATAGCTCTTTACAAAATGGAAACAAAGTTGTGGCTTCTCCTCCACCACTATATCCTCCAACACCGTGATTACCACCTACTCCACCGCCCCTTCAATCCCTCACATCTTCCCAAACAAATCCCAGATTTCCTTAGTCAGAAATCTTAGAGGTTCATGTAAAGCAACAACAATCAATAGTGACCAAAACCCTAATCGTGATTCGCAAATTTGTCTAGTAAAGTTGGATAGGAGAAATATTTTTCCTTGGTCTAGGAGGACTTGCCTTGGCGACTCATAACAAAACAGGGCCAGCAAATGCGGCAGAGGCGTGAAAGAAGGTCGTGAAATGTCTTAAGAACAGAatgtcaaacatttttcatgttTCTCTAGCCTATTTTGTTGTATTATTTAACATTGTTTTTCTCATGGGCATAAATTAAATtgcatatttttagtttgttgaattatgtgtgtGATAAAAATATAGCAATTATGCACTATATTTGTTCAATAGGTAGTTTTGGTTGTGAGCAGTAAGTTGCCAATAGCTTTGGACTCGGTGGTGAGTGTGATCGTGCCGCGGCCGAGGAGG is from Malus sylvestris chromosome 5, drMalSylv7.2, whole genome shotgun sequence and encodes:
- the LOC126620633 gene encoding dof zinc finger protein DOF1.4-like — encoded protein: MGLSTKQVNSDGLDWSQTSLLQAQTFQLPKPPTAVRRQLQQNQQQQAEPLKCPRCESTNTKFCYYNNYNKSQPRHFCRACKRHWTKGGTLRNVPVGGVRKNKRLKKSSNTSPSEAAATTVANTAAIDDHHKRETAADALYHALIGPQSSLPQQNLDNTIIFSSAGLSSSTTLPFLHQSRNLITFDPFSSSISTTTSSSFDTNLSSISTSLQSSNVYNYAGAEDQFKATVEEPTITSIMPNILPQQPNWKAPSPSNAVDVYSNDWNWEDIETLVSTDLNLLHWDDSSDHIHL
- the LOC126624768 gene encoding uncharacterized protein LOC126624768 isoform X2, producing MASTLLLVVVFVFDLVAFALAVAAEQRRSTAKIQTEADSSYCVYDSDIATGLGVGSFLFLLASQALIMVASRCLCCGRALRPSGSRSWAIMLFVTSWVLFVIAEACLLAGSVRNAYHTKYRASFMEDPSCETLRKGIFGAGAAFVVLTGIFSELYYVSYSRANESPAPYSRDAGVRMQNL
- the LOC126624768 gene encoding uncharacterized protein LOC126624768 isoform X1, which translates into the protein MASTLLLVVVFVFDLVAFALAVAAEQRRSTVSAKIQTEADSSYCVYDSDIATGLGVGSFLFLLASQALIMVASRCLCCGRALRPSGSRSWAIMLFVTSWVLFVIAEACLLAGSVRNAYHTKYRASFMEDPSCETLRKGIFGAGAAFVVLTGIFSELYYVSYSRANESPAPYSRDAGVRMQNL